Proteins found in one Halobaculum sp. MBLA0147 genomic segment:
- a CDS encoding S8 family peptidase, translated as MSENDRGMLRRGFLKTTGAAAGAAAASGVVSATPGRKPGPKKDEIVVGVSAAADALEKEVEAAVPGNAEVVHSNESLRYAAVKFPSQAADVAKENFIDNVTKREHVKYAERNATFETLATVNDPDEPNQSSLDLINARAAWDTTFGSSDVTLAVIDTGVQYSHPDLDGNFGSDPGEDFADNDADPAPDATDEYHGTHVAGIAGAETDNGTGVAGVSQSQLISGRALDETGGGSLTDIADAVQWAADQGADVINMSLGGGGYTDTMKNAVSYANNNGSTIVCAAGNDSANSVSYPSAYSECISVSAVDANGNLASFTNTGDKVEVAAPGVDYLSTTTQGRGEYERLSGTSMASPCAAGVAALIIDQWGTDNATTRAHLKNTAVDTGLSDTEEGAGIVDAQAAVETDPANSGGGGGGGGGGGGGSTTTTVNDSLSSYADSDCWTYAFEYSDPSQVVLELSGPAGADFDLFVNDGFAECPSYGDADYSSYTTDSQETITIDNVDTSTDLYVSVDSYSGSGDYTLDITEYE; from the coding sequence ATGTCAGAGAACGACAGGGGCATGTTGCGGCGTGGATTCCTGAAGACGACCGGTGCGGCTGCGGGGGCAGCCGCCGCGAGCGGAGTGGTGTCGGCGACACCCGGCCGGAAACCGGGGCCGAAGAAGGACGAGATCGTGGTCGGCGTCTCTGCGGCGGCGGACGCACTCGAGAAGGAGGTCGAGGCGGCGGTGCCGGGCAACGCCGAGGTCGTCCACTCGAACGAGTCGCTGCGGTACGCGGCCGTGAAGTTCCCGAGCCAGGCGGCGGACGTGGCCAAAGAGAACTTCATCGACAACGTGACGAAGCGCGAGCACGTCAAGTACGCCGAGCGGAACGCCACCTTCGAGACGTTGGCGACGGTGAACGATCCGGACGAGCCGAACCAGTCCTCGCTGGACCTGATCAACGCTCGTGCGGCGTGGGACACGACGTTCGGTTCCTCGGACGTGACGCTGGCCGTCATCGACACGGGGGTACAGTACAGCCACCCGGACCTCGACGGTAACTTCGGCAGCGACCCCGGCGAGGACTTCGCGGACAACGACGCCGACCCGGCGCCGGACGCGACCGACGAGTACCACGGTACGCACGTCGCCGGGATCGCGGGCGCGGAGACGGACAACGGCACCGGCGTCGCCGGCGTCAGTCAGTCCCAGCTCATCAGCGGTCGTGCGCTCGACGAGACGGGCGGCGGGTCGCTGACGGACATCGCGGACGCCGTCCAGTGGGCCGCAGACCAGGGCGCGGACGTGATCAACATGTCGCTGGGCGGCGGCGGCTACACGGACACGATGAAGAACGCCGTCTCGTACGCGAACAACAACGGCTCGACCATCGTCTGTGCGGCCGGGAACGACAGCGCGAACTCCGTCTCGTACCCGTCGGCCTACAGCGAGTGTATCTCCGTCTCCGCGGTCGACGCGAACGGGAACCTCGCCTCGTTCACCAACACGGGCGACAAGGTCGAGGTCGCGGCGCCCGGTGTCGACTACCTCTCGACGACGACGCAGGGCCGCGGCGAGTACGAGCGCCTCTCGGGCACCTCGATGGCCTCGCCGTGTGCGGCCGGTGTCGCGGCGCTCATCATCGACCAGTGGGGCACCGACAACGCGACGACGCGCGCCCACCTCAAGAACACGGCCGTCGACACGGGCCTGTCCGACACGGAGGAGGGCGCCGGCATCGTCGACGCACAGGCGGCCGTCGAGACCGACCCCGCCAACTCCGGTGGTGGCGGTGGCGGCGGTGGCGGCGGTGGTGGCGGCTCCACCACGACGACGGTGAACGACTCGTTGTCGAGTTACGCGGACTCGGACTGCTGGACGTACGCCTTCGAGTACTCCGACCCGTCGCAGGTCGTCTTGGAGCTGTCGGGGCCGGCCGGCGCGGACTTCGACCTGTTCGTCAACGACGGCTTCGCGGAGTGCCCGTCCTACGGCGACGCGGACTACTCGTCGTACACGACGGACAGCCAGGAGACGATCACCATCGACAACGTCGACACGTCGACGGACCTGTACGTCAGCGTCGACTCCTACTCGGGCAGCGGCGACTACACGCTGGACATCACCGAGTACGAGTGA
- the spt4 gene encoding transcription elongation factor subunit Spt4 has translation MAEDRLACRECHYVNDPDSQTCDNCGSSSLTEDWAGYVIVPHPEESEIGEEMNVDSPGSYALKVR, from the coding sequence ATGGCGGAGGATCGTCTCGCCTGTCGCGAGTGTCACTACGTCAACGACCCCGACAGCCAGACGTGTGACAACTGCGGCTCCTCGTCGCTGACGGAAGACTGGGCGGGGTACGTGATCGTCCCCCACCCGGAGGAGTCCGAGATCGGCGAGGAGATGAACGTCGACAGTCCGGGCAGCTACGCGCTGAAGGTCCGATGA
- a CDS encoding NYN domain-containing protein has translation MFVDGPNVLRDEFDVDLDDVRAAAADAGPLVATRLYLDEHAPPGLIQAAEARGYRVITTSGDVDVRLAVDVARFAAEGRAATIAVASRDTDFKPAVEAANEYGLATLAIAPGSHGRSDALRNAVDRGITLEEATDESE, from the coding sequence CTGTTCGTCGACGGACCGAACGTGTTGCGCGACGAGTTCGACGTGGACCTGGACGACGTACGCGCGGCGGCGGCGGACGCGGGGCCGCTCGTCGCGACACGGCTGTACCTCGACGAGCACGCGCCACCGGGGCTGATTCAAGCCGCGGAGGCGCGCGGCTACCGCGTGATCACCACCAGCGGGGACGTGGACGTACGTCTCGCGGTCGACGTGGCCCGGTTCGCCGCCGAGGGGCGCGCCGCGACGATCGCCGTCGCCTCCCGCGACACGGACTTCAAGCCCGCCGTCGAGGCCGCCAACGAGTACGGACTCGCGACGCTCGCCATCGCACCCGGGAGTCACGGCCGCTCGGACGCGCTCCGCAACGCCGTCGACCGTGGGATCACACTCGAGGAAGCGACCGACGAGAGCGAGTGA
- the mutS gene encoding DNA mismatch repair protein MutS: protein MTAASGIVGEFMSLKGETDADLLAMQCGDFYEFFGDDAETVADELDLKVSQKSSHGSSYPMAGVPVDDLTPYLKSLVERGYRVAVADQYETDDGHAREVDRVVSPGTVLDPDDAAARYLAAVVVDGGEYVTRSDGDDTGDEDGPAYGLAFADVTTGQFRAGRVPDAATATAAIHRFDPVELLPGPHTRVEDPVVEAVTEETDTTVTVHGTDAFQPGRARHRVDDQFGDEATTAVGLESDAAVTAAGAVLAYVDDTGVGVTESMTRLGPLDADDRVTLDTTTRRNLELVETMQGERSGTLLSTVDHTETAAGSRLLREWLTAPTQDRTEIARRLDAVEALAEAPLARDRLRDLLSGAADLERLAARATSGSAGPRDLVAAREALGLLPELAAAVADTPLANGPVADALAAPDQSAARALYEELDDALVADPPGSPGEGVIARGYDAELDEIVADYEETRGWLDDLAEREADRHDLAHVTVDRNKTDGYYVQVGKSAADGVPEHYREIKTLKNSKRFVTDELEEREREVLRLEEAREEVESRLFAAVRDRVAADAELLQDVGRTLAEVDTLAALAAHAADNDWVRPELADDRTLDVRAGRHPVVERTTDFVPNDLRMGPAVASRSDASAHDAPLREFLIVTGPNMSGKSTYMRQCALIVLLAQAGSFVPAAAATVPVVDGVYTRVGALDELAQGRSTFMVEMQELSNILHSATEDSLVILDEVGRGTATYDGISIAWAATEYLHNEVRAKTLFATHYHELTSLADHLPRVHNVHVAAEERDGEVTFLRRVRDGPTDRSYGVHVADLAGVPEPVVDRADEVLGRLREEEAIEARGGDGGGDGEPTQAVFDLSAGEFVGATDANGGQAGGDGKRAGAGGARGGGRGDGAATGRVPSDGAVVDSEAAAILEELTETDVTETPPVELVQRVQEWQRELDDGE, encoded by the coding sequence ATGACTGCAGCCTCGGGGATCGTCGGCGAGTTCATGTCGCTCAAGGGAGAGACGGACGCGGACCTCCTGGCGATGCAGTGTGGAGACTTCTACGAGTTCTTCGGCGACGACGCGGAGACGGTCGCGGACGAACTGGACCTGAAGGTGTCACAGAAGTCCTCGCACGGCTCGTCGTACCCGATGGCGGGGGTGCCGGTCGACGACCTCACGCCGTACCTGAAGTCGCTGGTCGAACGGGGCTACCGCGTCGCGGTCGCCGACCAGTACGAGACGGACGACGGACACGCCCGCGAGGTCGACCGCGTCGTCTCGCCCGGCACCGTCCTCGATCCGGACGACGCCGCCGCACGCTACCTCGCGGCCGTCGTCGTCGACGGCGGCGAGTACGTCACTCGGAGCGACGGCGACGACACGGGTGACGAGGACGGCCCCGCGTACGGACTCGCGTTCGCGGACGTGACCACCGGGCAGTTCCGTGCGGGACGCGTCCCGGACGCGGCGACGGCGACGGCCGCGATCCACCGCTTCGACCCGGTGGAGCTGTTGCCCGGGCCACACACGCGAGTCGAGGACCCGGTGGTGGAGGCCGTCACCGAGGAGACGGACACGACGGTGACGGTCCACGGCACCGACGCGTTCCAACCCGGCCGGGCACGCCACCGGGTGGACGACCAGTTCGGCGACGAGGCGACGACCGCCGTCGGGCTGGAGTCCGACGCGGCGGTGACGGCCGCGGGCGCGGTGCTCGCGTACGTCGACGACACGGGTGTCGGCGTGACGGAGTCGATGACGCGACTCGGGCCGCTGGACGCCGACGACCGGGTGACGCTGGACACGACCACCCGCCGGAACTTGGAACTCGTCGAGACGATGCAGGGGGAGCGGTCGGGGACGCTGCTGTCGACGGTCGACCACACGGAGACGGCCGCCGGCTCGCGGCTCCTCCGAGAGTGGCTCACCGCGCCGACCCAAGACCGCACCGAGATCGCCCGTCGGCTCGACGCCGTCGAGGCGCTGGCGGAGGCGCCGCTGGCACGCGACCGACTGCGCGACCTGCTGTCGGGGGCGGCGGACCTCGAACGACTCGCGGCACGCGCGACGAGCGGCTCCGCGGGCCCGCGGGACCTCGTGGCGGCCCGCGAGGCGCTGGGGCTGCTCCCGGAGTTGGCGGCGGCGGTCGCGGACACGCCGCTCGCGAACGGGCCGGTGGCGGACGCCTTGGCGGCACCCGACCAGTCCGCGGCGCGGGCGCTGTACGAGGAACTCGACGACGCCCTCGTCGCGGACCCGCCCGGCAGTCCGGGCGAGGGCGTGATCGCACGCGGCTACGACGCGGAGTTGGACGAGATCGTCGCCGACTACGAGGAGACGCGAGGGTGGCTCGACGACCTCGCCGAGCGGGAGGCGGACCGCCACGACCTCGCGCACGTCACCGTCGACCGCAACAAGACGGACGGCTACTACGTGCAGGTCGGGAAGTCGGCGGCGGACGGCGTCCCGGAGCACTACCGGGAGATCAAGACGCTGAAGAACTCCAAGCGGTTCGTCACCGACGAACTCGAGGAGCGCGAGCGGGAGGTGCTCCGCCTGGAGGAGGCCCGCGAGGAGGTGGAGTCGCGACTGTTCGCGGCAGTGCGCGACCGCGTGGCGGCCGACGCCGAACTGTTACAGGACGTGGGGCGGACGCTCGCGGAGGTGGACACCCTCGCCGCGTTGGCGGCGCACGCCGCGGACAACGACTGGGTGCGCCCGGAGTTGGCCGACGACCGGACACTCGACGTGCGTGCCGGCCGGCATCCGGTGGTCGAGCGGACGACGGACTTCGTCCCGAACGACCTCCGGATGGGGCCGGCGGTCGCGAGCCGGTCGGACGCCTCGGCCCACGACGCCCCACTCCGGGAGTTCCTGATCGTCACCGGGCCGAACATGAGCGGGAAGTCGACGTACATGCGGCAGTGCGCGCTGATCGTGTTGCTCGCGCAGGCGGGGAGTTTCGTCCCGGCGGCGGCGGCGACGGTGCCGGTCGTCGACGGGGTGTACACCCGCGTCGGCGCGCTCGACGAACTCGCGCAGGGGCGATCGACGTTCATGGTCGAGATGCAGGAACTGTCGAACATCCTCCACTCCGCGACGGAGGACTCGCTGGTGATCTTGGACGAGGTGGGTCGCGGGACGGCCACCTACGACGGTATCAGTATTGCGTGGGCGGCGACGGAGTACCTCCACAACGAGGTGCGCGCGAAGACGCTGTTCGCGACCCACTACCACGAGCTGACGAGTCTGGCGGACCACCTCCCGCGCGTCCACAACGTCCACGTCGCCGCCGAGGAGCGGGACGGGGAGGTGACGTTCCTCCGTCGGGTGCGCGACGGGCCGACGGATCGATCCTACGGCGTCCACGTCGCGGACCTCGCGGGCGTCCCCGAACCGGTGGTCGACCGCGCCGACGAGGTGTTGGGTCGCCTCCGCGAGGAGGAGGCGATCGAGGCCCGCGGCGGCGACGGCGGTGGCGACGGCGAGCCGACGCAGGCGGTGTTCGACCTCTCGGCCGGCGAGTTCGTCGGCGCGACGGACGCGAACGGTGGGCAGGCGGGTGGAGACGGGAAGCGAGCGGGTGCCGGCGGTGCTCGTGGTGGCGGTCGCGGCGACGGGGCGGCGACCGGGCGGGTGCCGAGCGACGGAGCGGTCGTCGACTCGGAGGCGGCGGCGATTCTCGAGGAGTTGACGGAGACGGACGTGACCGAGACGCCGCCCGTCGAGCTGGTCCAGCGGGTCCAGGAGTGGCAACGGGAGTTGGACGACGGGGAGTGA
- a CDS encoding GTP-dependent dephospho-CoA kinase family protein, with amino-acid sequence MTTDGGRGGDGTTPDDPLLRLPQSLRAAFKEPLGPVYTDADALLADAAEPILAVGDVVTAHLRRAGHTPHLALVDGKTEREAVSEATAAALSDETARVPVTNPAGTLTRELLVAVRDAVAGTASTVLHVEGEEDLATLPALVVAPDGASVVYGQPGEGMVLVATDEARDRARDLLGRMDGDTETALALLTDE; translated from the coding sequence ATGACGACGGACGGCGGCCGCGGCGGTGACGGGACCACTCCGGACGATCCACTGTTGCGACTCCCGCAGTCGTTGCGCGCGGCGTTCAAAGAGCCGTTGGGCCCGGTGTACACGGACGCGGACGCGTTGCTGGCGGACGCCGCCGAGCCGATCCTCGCGGTCGGGGACGTGGTGACGGCCCACCTCCGCCGTGCGGGTCACACGCCACACCTCGCGCTCGTCGACGGGAAGACGGAACGGGAGGCCGTGAGCGAGGCGACGGCGGCGGCCCTCTCCGACGAGACGGCTCGTGTGCCGGTGACAAACCCGGCCGGGACGCTGACACGCGAACTCCTCGTGGCCGTGCGCGACGCGGTCGCGGGGACGGCGTCGACGGTGTTGCACGTCGAGGGCGAGGAGGACTTGGCGACACTCCCGGCACTGGTCGTCGCACCCGACGGTGCGAGCGTGGTGTACGGCCAGCCCGGCGAGGGGATGGTGCTCGTCGCGACCGACGAGGCACGCGACCGGGCACGCGATCTGCTCGGGCGGATGGACGGCGACACGGAGACGGCGCTGGCACTCCTGACGGACGAGTGA
- the mutL gene encoding DNA mismatch repair endonuclease MutL, whose protein sequence is MPDAEDGDAAPGEITPLDDRTVREIAAGEVVERPASVVKELVENAVDADAGRVAVAVENGGLDGIRVRDDGHGIPPDQLPRAVAEHATSKLDGIDQLDAGIGSLGFRGEALYTVGAVARLTVRSRTPDRDAGAELVVDHGETGSVSPAGCPVGTTVTVTELFAETPARRKFLGEPATEFDRINGVVSAYALANPDVAVSLEHDGREVFATPGDGNRRSAVLAVYGREVAEAMVDVAATREVSGLGGESDATIRVHGLVSEPETTRASRSYVTTFVDGRWVRDADLRSAVVDGYGGQLAADRYPFAVVFVAVPPAAVDANVHPRKTEVRFDEAAAVYDTVREAVREGLLDAGLLRTSAPRGQSAPEETTLDPEVVGGAGTDHERAAAARRETAGSRGVGGSDESSESRESSEPSESGVPSESSEPSQSPDTATEGGVDAGETGVETGDADDEGAGEPTTTDTVLDAWHDDGASDGEARASDDAEETTPTDDEASSGDGAESPEHPRNEPASAAVQPSPREWQRNTDETTASDGDREDAERSGPDRPDSEAGSESSDSVATPSQSTLTGGATDEHRTYDTLPELRVLGQYDETYLVCETARGLVLVDQHAADERVNYERLRRAVGLADAADESGGDTAAAGDDGAPETTDGGGTDETADRDGTGDTASEADDESETATDAITPAVQALASPVRVPLTAREAALFDRFRDALVAAGFHAERAADDRAVLVTAVPAVFDATLDPDLLRDTLVSFAEETTGDDRPVERVADDLLADLACYPSITGNTSLTDGSAADLLAALDDCENPYACPHGRPVLVEFGADEIDARFERDYPGHGSRRE, encoded by the coding sequence ATGCCAGACGCAGAGGACGGCGACGCGGCGCCCGGCGAGATCACGCCGCTCGACGACCGGACGGTCAGAGAGATCGCGGCCGGCGAGGTGGTCGAGCGGCCGGCCAGCGTCGTGAAGGAACTCGTCGAGAACGCCGTCGACGCCGACGCCGGACGCGTCGCCGTCGCCGTCGAGAACGGCGGGTTGGACGGGATCAGAGTGCGCGACGACGGACACGGCATCCCGCCGGACCAACTGCCGCGCGCCGTCGCCGAACACGCGACGAGCAAACTCGACGGGATCGACCAGTTGGACGCCGGGATCGGCAGTCTCGGCTTCCGCGGGGAGGCGTTGTACACCGTCGGCGCGGTCGCGCGGCTCACCGTCCGTTCGCGGACGCCGGACCGCGACGCGGGTGCGGAACTCGTCGTCGACCACGGGGAGACTGGGAGTGTCTCCCCCGCGGGCTGTCCGGTGGGGACGACGGTCACGGTGACGGAGTTGTTCGCCGAGACGCCGGCCAGGCGGAAGTTCCTCGGCGAGCCGGCGACGGAGTTCGACCGCATCAACGGCGTCGTCTCGGCGTACGCGTTGGCGAACCCGGACGTGGCCGTCTCGCTGGAACACGACGGCCGCGAGGTGTTCGCGACGCCCGGTGACGGCAACCGTCGGTCGGCGGTGTTGGCGGTGTACGGCCGCGAGGTCGCGGAGGCGATGGTGGACGTCGCGGCGACGCGGGAGGTGTCCGGACTGGGCGGCGAGTCCGACGCGACGATCCGCGTCCACGGGCTGGTCTCGGAACCGGAGACGACGCGTGCGAGTCGTTCGTACGTGACGACGTTCGTCGACGGGCGGTGGGTGCGGGACGCGGACCTGCGGTCGGCGGTCGTCGACGGCTACGGAGGCCAGTTGGCGGCCGACCGCTACCCGTTCGCCGTCGTGTTCGTCGCGGTGCCGCCGGCGGCGGTCGACGCCAACGTCCACCCGCGGAAGACGGAGGTGCGGTTCGACGAGGCGGCGGCCGTGTACGACACCGTCCGCGAGGCCGTCCGGGAGGGACTGCTGGACGCCGGGCTGCTCCGAACCTCCGCGCCACGCGGACAGTCCGCGCCCGAGGAGACGACGCTCGACCCCGAGGTGGTCGGCGGTGCGGGGACCGACCACGAACGCGCCGCCGCCGCCCGCCGCGAGACAGCGGGGTCGAGGGGCGTGGGTGGGTCCGACGAGTCGTCCGAGTCGCGGGAGTCGAGCGAGCCGTCCGAGTCGGGGGTGCCGAGCGAGTCGAGCGAGCCGTCACAGTCTCCCGACACGGCGACTGAGGGCGGCGTAGACGCCGGCGAGACCGGGGTAGAGACGGGAGACGCCGACGACGAAGGCGCGGGAGAGCCCACGACGACCGACACGGTGCTGGACGCGTGGCACGACGACGGGGCGTCCGACGGCGAAGCACGCGCGAGTGACGACGCCGAGGAGACGACCCCGACCGACGACGAGGCGAGCTCGGGTGACGGCGCCGAGTCACCGGAGCACCCCCGCAACGAGCCGGCGAGTGCCGCCGTCCAGCCGTCGCCACGCGAGTGGCAACGGAACACCGACGAGACCACCGCGTCCGACGGAGACCGCGAGGACGCAGAGCGGTCCGGACCGGACCGCCCCGACTCCGAGGCCGGATCGGAATCGAGCGACTCGGTGGCGACACCGAGCCAGTCGACCCTGACGGGCGGCGCGACCGACGAGCACCGCACCTACGACACACTCCCGGAGCTCCGGGTGTTGGGCCAGTACGACGAGACGTACCTGGTCTGTGAGACGGCTCGCGGACTCGTCTTGGTCGACCAACACGCGGCCGACGAGCGGGTGAACTACGAACGACTGCGTCGTGCGGTCGGGTTGGCCGACGCGGCGGACGAGAGTGGCGGAGACACTGCGGCCGCGGGAGACGACGGCGCCCCGGAGACCACCGACGGCGGTGGGACCGACGAGACGGCCGACCGCGACGGGACCGGTGACACGGCGAGTGAGGCCGACGACGAGTCCGAGACGGCGACGGACGCGATCACACCGGCGGTCCAGGCGCTGGCCTCGCCAGTCCGCGTCCCGCTGACGGCACGGGAGGCGGCGCTGTTCGACCGCTTCCGGGACGCGCTCGTCGCGGCCGGGTTCCACGCGGAACGGGCCGCCGACGACCGCGCAGTGCTCGTCACCGCCGTGCCGGCGGTGTTCGACGCCACGCTGGATCCGGACCTGCTCCGTGACACCCTCGTCTCCTTCGCCGAGGAGACGACCGGCGACGATCGCCCGGTCGAACGCGTCGCGGACGACCTCCTCGCGGATCTGGCGTGTTACCCCTCGATCACGGGGAACACGTCGCTGACCGACGGGTCTGCCGCCGACTTGCTGGCGGCGCTCGACGACTGCGAGAACCCCTACGCCTGTCCTCACGGCCGCCCGGTGCTCGTCGAGTTCGGCGCCGACGAGATCGACGCCCGGTTCGAACGCGACTACCCAGGCCACGGTTCACGGCGAGAGTGA
- a CDS encoding DNA-directed RNA polymerase: MYKRVRLKDTVEVPPAHLADVTPQRVKELLQDKLEGRLDEDAGSVVSVVEVHDIGEGSVLPSRPGVYYEAEFDALTFDPEMQEVVDGSVVEVVEFGAFVGIGPVDGLLHVSQISDEYLAYDGENQQLASTESNQTLGVGDDVRVRIVTKSIDERNPRDSKIGLTAKQPGLGKHEWLESDRRRRENEEAAAGDA; this comes from the coding sequence ATGTACAAACGGGTACGACTCAAGGACACGGTGGAGGTGCCGCCGGCACACCTGGCGGACGTGACTCCACAGCGAGTGAAGGAGCTACTGCAGGACAAACTCGAGGGCCGTCTCGACGAGGACGCCGGCAGCGTCGTCAGCGTCGTCGAGGTCCACGACATCGGCGAGGGGTCGGTGCTCCCGAGTCGGCCGGGCGTCTACTACGAGGCGGAGTTCGACGCGCTGACGTTCGACCCGGAGATGCAGGAGGTCGTCGACGGCAGCGTGGTCGAGGTCGTCGAGTTCGGCGCGTTCGTCGGGATCGGTCCCGTCGACGGGCTGTTGCACGTCTCGCAGATCTCCGACGAGTACCTCGCGTACGACGGGGAGAACCAGCAGCTGGCCTCGACGGAGTCGAACCAGACGCTGGGCGTCGGCGACGACGTGCGCGTCCGGATCGTCACGAAGAGCATCGACGAGCGCAACCCACGCGACTCGAAGATCGGGTTGACCGCGAAGCAGCCGGGGTTGGGCAAACACGAGTGGCTGGAGTCCGACCGGCGGCGACGCGAGAACGAGGAAGCGGCGGCAGGTGACGCCTGA